The following proteins are co-located in the Cetobacterium sp. NK01 genome:
- a CDS encoding energy-coupling factor transporter transmembrane component T family protein, translating into MSRAGTLYIDKNSPIHRIDGSVKFLLLLIWTASVFLFNDFRVFLTFFIVGMSLLYIAKIPFKSIKPLFIFIVMFTIMNSIFLIVITPEYGSTLTGTTTPILTIKGITLSAETVWFAITLSMKYLAVFPIMMLFIFTTHPSKFASSLNKIGVSYKVAYAINIALRYIPDVRDEFKNIMHAQEARGVAFRKEDANIITRLKNYNTILFPLVLSSLNRVEVVSNAMDLRGFGHNSKRTWYSSQKYTSIDFITLLLMSIMLIISIYLKLYVLKGFWYPFN; encoded by the coding sequence ATGTCAAGAGCTGGTACTTTATATATTGATAAAAACTCTCCAATACATAGAATCGATGGAAGTGTAAAATTTTTACTTCTTCTTATTTGGACTGCATCTGTATTTTTATTTAATGACTTTAGAGTATTTTTAACATTTTTTATTGTAGGAATGAGCTTATTATATATTGCAAAAATACCATTTAAATCAATTAAACCTTTATTTATATTTATTGTTATGTTTACTATTATGAACTCTATATTTTTAATAGTTATTACTCCTGAATATGGTTCTACTTTAACTGGAACTACTACTCCAATATTAACAATAAAAGGGATTACACTTTCTGCTGAAACTGTTTGGTTTGCAATAACTTTATCTATGAAATATCTTGCTGTTTTCCCTATAATGATGTTATTTATATTTACAACTCATCCTAGTAAATTTGCAAGTAGTTTAAATAAGATTGGTGTATCCTATAAAGTAGCTTATGCAATTAATATAGCACTTAGATATATTCCAGATGTAAGAGATGAATTTAAAAATATTATGCATGCTCAAGAAGCAAGAGGTGTAGCATTTAGAAAAGAAGATGCAAATATTATAACAAGATTAAAAAATTATAATACTATTTTATTTCCATTAGTTCTTTCATCTTTAAATAGGGTAGAAGTCGTTTCTAATGCTATGGATTTAAGAGGTTTTGGTCATAATAGCAAAAGAACTTGGTATAGTTCTCAAAAGTATACTTCTATTGATTTTATTACACTATTATTAATGAGTATAATGCTAATCATTTCAATCTATCTAAAATTATATGTACTTAAGGGATTCTGGTATCCATTTAACTAA
- a CDS encoding ABC transporter ATP-binding protein — MNNVVEFKDFTFKYINQLEPTLKNINLVIKKGEKVLIAGPSGSGKSTLGSCLNGIVPFSKEGGFKGSLTVKEIEPYESSIFEISNLVGTVLQDQDGQFIGLSVGEDVSFIDENNLVPQKEMIENTKKALINVGMENFINHSPQELSGGQKQSVSLAGIMRSSADILLFDEPLANLDPYSGKHAMKLICDIQKKTGKTIIVIEHRIEDVLEQDFDRVIILNKGEVVANGTPEDLFRKDLFRKYGLREPLYIEALKYSGVNLKKDAIYPITQIGTSDNISKVKIWCDSIELKESFFKDKILEIQNLSFSYNEDKSILKDVNFSVNRGEILALLGNNGAGKSTLCKVITGIEKESSGDIIFLGKSIKKESIKKRGEKIGFVMQNPNHMITQETLLEEVQFGLKIRGVKDFTTKAEKALEVCGLHEFRHWPVTSLSYGQKKRLTIAAILALEPEILILDEPTAGQDYKRYKEFMSFIKTIADNGVGIILITHDMHLALEYANRAVVLCNGNIIANNSPSIILGEKELMEKSNLKETSLSQMAEIMGLDPETLMNSFINFENQGGVR; from the coding sequence ATGAATAATGTAGTAGAATTTAAAGATTTTACTTTTAAATATATAAATCAATTAGAACCCACTTTAAAAAATATTAACTTAGTTATAAAAAAAGGTGAAAAAGTTTTAATTGCAGGTCCTAGTGGTAGCGGAAAATCTACATTAGGTAGCTGTTTAAATGGGATAGTTCCCTTCTCTAAAGAGGGTGGATTTAAAGGCTCTCTAACGGTCAAAGAAATAGAGCCTTATGAGAGTAGCATTTTTGAAATTAGCAATCTTGTAGGAACAGTTTTACAAGATCAAGATGGTCAATTTATTGGTCTTAGTGTAGGAGAAGATGTATCTTTTATTGATGAAAATAATCTTGTTCCTCAAAAAGAAATGATAGAAAATACTAAAAAAGCTTTAATAAATGTTGGAATGGAGAATTTTATTAATCATAGTCCTCAAGAACTTTCTGGTGGACAGAAACAATCTGTATCTTTAGCTGGTATAATGAGAAGTTCTGCAGATATTTTACTTTTTGATGAACCTCTAGCTAATTTAGACCCCTATAGCGGAAAGCATGCTATGAAACTGATTTGTGATATTCAAAAGAAAACAGGAAAGACAATTATAGTTATTGAGCACAGAATTGAAGATGTTTTAGAACAAGATTTTGACAGAGTCATTATTTTAAACAAAGGTGAAGTTGTTGCAAACGGAACTCCAGAAGATTTATTTAGAAAAGATCTATTTAGAAAATATGGTTTGAGAGAGCCTCTTTATATTGAAGCATTAAAATATTCAGGAGTTAATTTAAAAAAAGACGCTATATATCCAATAACTCAAATTGGAACTTCTGACAACATATCTAAAGTTAAAATATGGTGTGATTCAATAGAACTTAAAGAAAGTTTTTTTAAAGATAAAATTTTAGAAATTCAAAATCTTTCTTTTTCGTACAATGAGGATAAATCTATTTTAAAAGATGTTAATTTTTCAGTTAATCGTGGAGAGATTTTAGCTCTTTTAGGAAACAATGGTGCAGGAAAATCAACTTTATGTAAAGTTATTACAGGAATTGAAAAGGAATCTTCTGGAGATATAATTTTTCTTGGAAAAAGTATTAAAAAAGAAAGTATTAAAAAAAGAGGAGAAAAAATTGGATTTGTTATGCAAAATCCAAATCATATGATAACTCAAGAAACTCTTTTAGAGGAAGTTCAATTTGGATTAAAAATAAGAGGAGTTAAAGACTTTACCACAAAAGCCGAGAAAGCTTTAGAAGTTTGTGGACTGCACGAGTTTAGACATTGGCCAGTTACTTCTCTAAGTTACGGACAAAAAAAGAGACTTACAATAGCGGCAATTTTAGCTTTAGAACCTGAAATTTTAATCTTAGATGAACCTACAGCTGGCCAAGACTATAAAAGATATAAAGAGTTTATGAGCTTTATTAAAACTATTGCTGATAATGGTGTAGGAATAATTTTAATAACTCATGATATGCATCTTGCTCTTGAGTATGCAAATAGAGCAGTAGTTCTTTGTAATGGAAATATAATTGCAAATAATTCTCCCTCTATTATTTTAGGAGAAAAAGAGCTAATGGAAAAATCTAATTTAAAAGAAACTTCTCTTTCTCAAATGGCTGAAATTATGGGATTAGATCCTGAAACTCTTATGAACTCTTTTATTAATTTTGAAAATCAAGGAGGAGTGAGATAA
- a CDS encoding ECF-type riboflavin transporter substrate-binding protein yields the protein MNKKYIGEDGFTYYVKKIELFSTKSVVAIGIGAALYSVLSGVAIPVGPNTSFRIAVALLTIFGAIFGPLVGFFVGFVGHALNDMIMWGSVWFSWVFLSAVIGLFGGLITLDKSFSLETGHVTKMHIFKMYIYAILGMIFAGLAAYVGDVYFYGEPAQKVWIQIALATLTNFVVTATLGIPIILGIAARKRKYSNLKIDD from the coding sequence ATGAATAAAAAGTATATCGGCGAAGATGGTTTTACATATTATGTAAAAAAAATAGAGTTATTTTCTACTAAAAGTGTAGTGGCTATAGGTATTGGAGCTGCCCTTTATAGTGTTCTATCTGGAGTTGCTATTCCTGTAGGACCTAATACATCATTTAGAATTGCTGTTGCACTTCTTACTATCTTTGGAGCCATTTTTGGCCCTTTAGTTGGTTTCTTTGTAGGATTTGTGGGACATGCCTTAAATGATATGATTATGTGGGGAAGTGTTTGGTTTAGTTGGGTATTTTTATCTGCTGTTATTGGACTTTTTGGAGGTTTAATAACTTTAGATAAAAGTTTCTCTTTAGAAACTGGTCATGTAACTAAAATGCATATATTTAAAATGTATATTTATGCTATTTTAGGAATGATCTTTGCAGGATTAGCAGCTTATGTTGGAGATGTTTATTTTTATGGTGAACCAGCTCAAAAAGTTTGGATTCAAATAGCTTTAGCGACTCTTACAAATTTTGTGGTTACTGCAACTTTAGGAATTCCTATCATTCTTGGAATTGCTGCTAGAAAAAGAAAATATTCAAATTTAAAAATAGATGATTAA
- a CDS encoding M48 family metallopeptidase translates to MKYNVIVTKKNIKNIILKVKSDGTVTLSAPKRTPNIFIESFLKSKEQWILKNLEKIKKNSTKAVDKSYKNGDNIEYLGNIYILEILNNSKNFIKIEDNRFKVFCNKEINKKNIETIIYNWYKKEAIRIFKISLDKYSNLIGEKYIDFKIRKMKRRWGSCRYLSKLITLNVELIKKPIECIDYVALHEISHLKLPHHKKEFWDFISIYMPDWKIRKERLDKI, encoded by the coding sequence ATGAAATATAATGTTATAGTTACTAAAAAAAATATAAAAAATATTATTCTTAAAGTTAAATCTGATGGAACAGTTACTCTTTCAGCTCCCAAAAGAACACCTAATATTTTTATAGAATCCTTTTTAAAATCTAAAGAACAATGGATTTTAAAAAATCTTGAAAAAATTAAAAAAAATTCTACTAAAGCAGTTGACAAATCATATAAAAATGGAGACAATATAGAGTATCTTGGTAATATTTATATTTTAGAAATTTTAAATAATTCGAAAAATTTTATAAAAATTGAAGATAATCGATTTAAAGTGTTTTGTAATAAAGAAATTAATAAAAAGAACATAGAAACTATTATCTATAATTGGTACAAAAAAGAAGCTATTAGAATTTTTAAAATATCCTTAGATAAATATAGTAATCTTATTGGAGAAAAATATATAGATTTTAAAATTCGAAAAATGAAGCGACGTTGGGGATCATGCAGGTATCTTTCAAAATTAATTACATTAAATGTTGAACTTATAAAAAAACCTATAGAATGTATTGATTATGTAGCATTGCATGAAATATCTCATCTGAAACTTCCTCATCATAAAAAAGAATTTTGGGATTTTATATCAATTTACATGCCTGATTGGAAAATTAGAAAAGAAAGGTTGGATAAAATATGA
- a CDS encoding glycoside hydrolase family 2 TIM barrel-domain containing protein translates to MENLHNPRVFKINRLSAHSDHKYTSLNIEWKKSLNGVWDFSYCGSPNWSKIEVPGHMELQGYGDPQYVNTMYPWDGKENLDPGKVPEEFNPFGIYKKEFNVPKDWKDKPVFISFQGVESSLELYCNGEFVGYSEDSFTPSEFELTKYLKDGYNELTAKVYKWCSGSWLEDQDFWRLSGIFRDVYIYSIPEVHIKDMFITSDLTNNFKRAILKNTLKIQSCKEKIIDIQMELFDKENSVLSVEEKNVKIDGNLKIELSKKIEHPKLWSAEKPNLYSVKVIVKDSKSGEIIEECIQKFGFRKFEISDKIMKINGERIVFKGVNRHEFNCYRGRAVTEEDMIWDIKFLKANNFNAVRTSHYPNQTRWYELCDEHGLYVIDEVNLETHGTWQILGQPCTDKVIPNNNPEWLENIIDRAKSMFERDKNHPSIIIWSCGNESFGGENLFKMSEFLRSLDDTRIIHYEGVFWDRRYDKTSDMESRMYAKVHEIEKYLQETPEKPFILCEYSHAMGNSNGGLHKYTELERKYPMYQGGFIWDYIDQSLMKKDPFGKEYLAFGGDFGDRPTDYNFCVNGIVYGDRKPSPKVQEIKQLFSDYKISVEEKSFTIINESLFTNCSEYDTKIKLFKNGIKIYEESLECNVKPLSEKSFKLNLPKVKEHGEYTIEVSLNLKEDRFYALKGHEICFGQKIYKIEKKVKEKLEGKPTFINGGFNLGIKTKKMELIFSKAYGGLISLKFGGKEFVDGVVMPNFWRASTDNDRGNRMPFRYAQWKLASMYAKMVDVVALERENSVEIRAKYELPTNPISICEIIYEGFVDGKLKISMEYNGVKGLPEIPLFGMSYKVPKEFSEVKWYGMGPEENYIDRIHGAKLGIFETDVNKNMSEYVIPQECGNRIGTRWAEIKNKMGIGIKISSEETFEFSVLPYTVNEIESAYHHYELPKSHCTALNINKIQMGVGGDDSWGAPTHDEYLIPSDKKYLFSYTIESNI, encoded by the coding sequence ATGGAAAATTTACATAATCCAAGAGTTTTTAAAATCAATAGATTAAGTGCACACTCAGATCATAAATATACAAGTTTAAATATAGAATGGAAAAAATCTTTAAATGGGGTTTGGGATTTTTCTTATTGTGGTTCACCTAATTGGAGCAAAATAGAGGTACCAGGACATATGGAATTACAAGGATATGGAGATCCACAATATGTTAATACAATGTACCCATGGGACGGGAAAGAAAATTTAGATCCTGGAAAAGTACCAGAGGAGTTTAATCCTTTTGGAATATATAAAAAAGAGTTTAATGTTCCAAAAGACTGGAAAGATAAACCAGTGTTTATATCTTTTCAAGGCGTTGAATCATCTTTAGAGTTATATTGCAATGGAGAATTTGTAGGTTATAGTGAAGATAGTTTCACACCAAGTGAATTTGAATTAACAAAGTATTTAAAAGATGGGTATAACGAATTAACTGCAAAAGTTTATAAATGGTGTAGCGGAAGCTGGTTAGAAGATCAAGACTTTTGGAGATTATCAGGAATTTTTAGAGATGTTTATATCTATTCAATTCCAGAGGTTCATATAAAAGATATGTTTATAACCTCTGATTTAACAAATAACTTTAAGAGAGCTATACTGAAAAATACGTTAAAAATTCAAAGTTGTAAAGAGAAAATAATTGATATCCAGATGGAACTTTTTGATAAAGAAAATAGTGTTTTAAGTGTAGAAGAAAAAAATGTAAAAATAGATGGAAATCTAAAGATAGAGTTATCAAAAAAAATTGAACATCCCAAATTATGGAGTGCAGAAAAACCAAATCTTTATTCTGTAAAAGTTATAGTTAAAGATAGTAAAAGTGGAGAAATAATAGAAGAGTGTATTCAAAAGTTTGGATTTAGAAAATTTGAAATCTCAGATAAAATAATGAAAATAAATGGAGAACGTATTGTATTCAAAGGGGTTAATAGACATGAATTTAACTGTTATAGAGGTAGAGCAGTAACAGAAGAAGATATGATTTGGGATATTAAATTTTTAAAAGCTAATAATTTTAATGCAGTTAGAACATCTCATTATCCTAACCAGACTAGATGGTATGAACTTTGTGATGAGCATGGATTATATGTAATTGATGAAGTGAATTTAGAAACTCATGGTACTTGGCAAATTTTAGGACAACCATGTACAGATAAAGTGATTCCAAATAATAATCCAGAATGGTTAGAAAATATTATAGATAGAGCTAAATCTATGTTTGAAAGAGATAAAAATCATCCATCTATAATAATTTGGTCTTGTGGAAATGAATCTTTTGGGGGAGAAAATTTATTCAAAATGTCTGAATTTTTAAGAAGTTTAGATGATACAAGAATAATTCATTATGAGGGAGTTTTTTGGGATAGAAGATATGATAAAACTTCAGATATGGAAAGTAGAATGTACGCAAAAGTTCATGAAATAGAAAAATATTTACAAGAAACGCCTGAAAAACCATTTATATTATGTGAATATTCACATGCAATGGGAAATTCAAATGGTGGTCTTCATAAATATACAGAATTAGAAAGAAAATATCCAATGTATCAAGGAGGATTTATTTGGGATTATATAGATCAGTCCCTAATGAAAAAGGATCCATTTGGTAAAGAGTATTTAGCATTTGGAGGAGATTTTGGAGATAGACCTACAGATTATAATTTTTGTGTAAATGGAATTGTTTACGGAGATAGAAAACCATCGCCTAAAGTTCAAGAAATTAAACAACTATTTTCAGATTATAAAATAAGTGTAGAGGAAAAATCTTTTACTATAATAAATGAAAGTTTATTCACAAATTGTTCAGAGTATGATACGAAAATAAAATTATTTAAAAATGGAATTAAAATATATGAAGAGAGTTTAGAATGTAATGTAAAACCATTGTCTGAAAAATCATTTAAATTAAATCTTCCTAAAGTAAAAGAGCATGGAGAATATACAATAGAGGTGTCTTTAAATTTAAAAGAAGATAGATTTTATGCTTTAAAAGGACATGAAATTTGTTTTGGACAAAAAATATATAAAATTGAAAAAAAAGTAAAAGAAAAATTAGAAGGAAAACCAACTTTTATAAACGGTGGATTTAATTTAGGAATAAAAACTAAAAAAATGGAATTAATATTTTCAAAAGCTTATGGAGGACTAATTTCATTAAAATTTGGTGGAAAGGAGTTTGTAGATGGTGTTGTAATGCCAAACTTCTGGAGAGCCTCAACAGATAATGACAGAGGAAATAGGATGCCATTTAGATATGCTCAATGGAAACTTGCATCAATGTATGCTAAGATGGTTGATGTAGTAGCTTTAGAAAGAGAAAACTCTGTAGAAATAAGAGCTAAGTATGAATTGCCTACAAATCCTATTTCAATATGTGAGATTATATATGAAGGATTTGTTGATGGAAAATTAAAAATAAGTATGGAATATAATGGAGTAAAGGGCTTACCAGAGATACCATTATTTGGAATGAGCTATAAAGTTCCAAAAGAGTTTAGTGAAGTAAAGTGGTATGGTATGGGACCAGAAGAAAATTATATAGATAGAATTCATGGAGCTAAGCTTGGCATTTTTGAAACAGATGTAAATAAAAATATGAGCGAATATGTTATTCCACAAGAGTGTGGAAATAGAATAGGAACTAGATGGGCAGAAATAAAAAATAAGATGGGAATAGGAATAAAGATTTCAAGTGAGGAGACATTTGAATTTAGTGTATTACCTTATACAGTTAATGAAATAGAAAGTGCATACCATCACTACGAACTTCCTAAATCACATTGTACAGCTTTAAATATAAATAAAATACAGATGGGAGTTGGAGGAGATGATTCATGGGGAGCTCCAACACATGATGAGTACTTAATTCCAAGTGATAAAAAGTATTTGTTTAGCTATACAATAGAATCGAATATTTAA
- a CDS encoding ABC-F family ATP-binding cassette domain-containing protein: MTIVEFKNVSKSFFSQNLYKHVDLEVNSGDKIALVGNNGTGKSTLIKLLSGAESPDRGTVIREEEAIISCFDQFGRVDLDSKVQDLLNSPFEKVMAVQAELDAVSAEFTGDMDNDEKIMEKYSKLSDEFESLGGYSYIHVQSEFIDTFELNDKLDKKFRELSGGERQYIRLAITLFSNSDLIILDEPLSFFDKKKTAWLTNYINDSPKAFLVISHNIDFIRTFATKIFDIDNNKVGVYDCDYPAYLKEKKVRIAEDKKKNRETEETIEETQEAIERKLKLLERCNNKHAHAVILRRMRKELERLQRERIKFSPEYKYSYIDAPEDVMITGKKEFEGPIVVLKDVMKEYPDKMLYKDANLVVDRDTKICIVGENGSGKSTLLKIIAGLDKPTSGEVFINEKATIAFIEQDTVFENENMYIKDYLKDKTGLSEEFIEAAIDNLYNNELEFRDKRIFMLSGGEKKRLEIFTNTLMETDLLIIDEPSTYMDDYSRTAIANMLLDYPGAVILVSHDKVLMRRIGFVTYDIRDNRFRIKN; encoded by the coding sequence ATGACTATAGTAGAGTTTAAAAATGTATCAAAATCATTTTTTTCACAAAATTTATATAAACATGTTGATTTAGAAGTAAATTCTGGAGATAAAATAGCTCTTGTTGGGAACAATGGGACGGGAAAATCTACTTTAATTAAACTTTTATCTGGAGCAGAAAGTCCTGATAGAGGAACTGTAATTAGAGAGGAAGAAGCTATAATTTCTTGTTTTGATCAATTTGGAAGAGTTGATTTAGATAGTAAAGTTCAAGATTTGTTAAATTCACCTTTTGAAAAAGTAATGGCTGTTCAAGCAGAGTTAGATGCAGTTTCAGCAGAATTTACAGGTGATATGGATAACGATGAGAAAATAATGGAAAAATATTCAAAATTATCTGACGAGTTTGAAAGTTTAGGAGGGTATTCATACATTCATGTTCAATCTGAATTTATAGATACTTTTGAACTAAATGATAAATTAGATAAAAAGTTTAGAGAGTTAAGCGGAGGAGAAAGACAGTATATAAGATTAGCTATAACTTTATTTAGTAATTCAGATTTAATAATTTTAGATGAGCCACTTTCATTCTTTGACAAAAAAAAGACAGCTTGGTTAACAAATTATATTAATGATAGTCCAAAAGCTTTTTTAGTAATATCACATAATATAGATTTTATAAGAACTTTTGCGACAAAAATCTTTGATATAGATAATAATAAAGTTGGAGTTTATGATTGTGATTATCCAGCTTATTTAAAAGAGAAAAAAGTTAGAATAGCAGAGGATAAAAAGAAAAATAGAGAAACTGAAGAAACAATAGAAGAAACTCAAGAAGCTATCGAAAGAAAACTAAAATTATTAGAAAGATGTAATAATAAACATGCTCATGCTGTAATTTTAAGAAGAATGAGAAAAGAGTTAGAGAGATTACAAAGAGAGAGAATTAAGTTCTCGCCTGAATACAAGTATAGTTATATTGATGCACCAGAGGATGTAATGATAACTGGAAAAAAAGAGTTTGAAGGGCCAATTGTTGTTTTAAAAGATGTAATGAAAGAGTATCCTGATAAGATGCTATATAAAGATGCAAACTTAGTAGTAGATAGAGATACGAAAATTTGTATTGTTGGAGAGAATGGATCTGGAAAATCAACATTATTAAAAATAATAGCTGGATTAGATAAGCCAACTTCAGGGGAAGTTTTTATAAATGAGAAAGCAACAATAGCATTTATAGAGCAAGATACAGTTTTTGAAAATGAAAATATGTATATAAAAGATTATTTAAAAGATAAAACAGGTCTTTCAGAAGAGTTTATAGAAGCTGCTATTGATAATCTTTATAATAATGAGCTAGAATTTAGAGATAAAAGAATATTTATGTTATCAGGTGGAGAGAAAAAAAGATTAGAAATATTTACAAATACTTTAATGGAAACGGATTTATTAATAATAGACGAGCCATCAACTTACATGGACGATTACTCTAGAACAGCAATAGCTAATATGTTATTAGATTATCCAGGAGCAGTTATATTAGTGAGTCACGATAAAGTTTTAATGAGAAGAATAGGATTTGTAACTTACGATATTCGTGATAATAGATTTAGAATAAAAAATTAA
- a CDS encoding glutamate decarboxylase, giving the protein MLHRRKVGEEKEKEYEFAPDNSMTPLFGSYESAHVLPRETINDKAINPEVAYRLIADEMMHDGNPRYNLATFVQTYMEPEAKQVMVDAIATNAIDKAEYPQTTEVEKRCVNIIADLWHAPKDEEYMGTSTVGSSEACMLGGMAMKFRWRKRAAALGIDINAKKPNLVVSSGFQVVWEKFGVYWDVELREVPMMSLDDLRLDPKAAVAACDEYTIGIVPIMGITYTGTFDDIVALDKEVEEYNKTAKLSVPIHVDAASGGLYLPFVNPELVWDFRLKNVVSISTSGHKFGLVYPGLGWVMWRDKEYLPEELLFKVAYLGAFEPTFQINFSRPGSQIWAQYYNFVRWGKEGYKAVHEKSRDVGLFLTKGLEKLGIFRILNSGENIPIVCWMLKEDPKRAWTEYDLSDRLRYYGWQLPAYPLPKNFEDVTIMRVVVRADQSMEQISLLLQDMKESIAYLDEHMTVKKEIKKTEDHVAGYTHTEKRLLKK; this is encoded by the coding sequence ATGTTACACAGAAGAAAAGTTGGAGAAGAAAAAGAAAAAGAGTATGAGTTTGCTCCAGATAATTCAATGACACCTTTATTTGGAAGTTATGAATCGGCTCACGTATTACCAAGAGAAACTATAAATGATAAGGCTATTAATCCAGAAGTTGCGTATAGATTAATCGCGGATGAAATGATGCATGATGGAAATCCAAGATATAATTTAGCAACATTTGTTCAAACATATATGGAACCAGAAGCAAAACAAGTTATGGTAGATGCAATTGCGACTAACGCAATAGATAAGGCTGAATATCCACAAACAACAGAAGTGGAAAAAAGATGTGTTAATATTATTGCAGATTTATGGCACGCTCCAAAAGATGAAGAATACATGGGAACTTCCACAGTTGGTTCATCAGAAGCATGTATGCTAGGTGGAATGGCAATGAAGTTTAGATGGAGAAAAAGAGCGGCAGCTTTAGGAATAGATATAAACGCTAAAAAACCAAATTTAGTAGTAAGTTCAGGATTCCAAGTAGTTTGGGAAAAATTTGGAGTGTATTGGGATGTAGAGTTAAGAGAGGTTCCAATGATGTCATTGGATGATTTAAGATTAGATCCTAAAGCAGCAGTGGCAGCGTGTGATGAATATACAATAGGAATAGTACCAATAATGGGTATAACATACACAGGAACATTTGATGATATAGTTGCTCTTGATAAAGAAGTTGAAGAGTACAATAAAACTGCTAAATTATCAGTACCAATCCATGTGGATGCAGCATCAGGAGGGTTGTATTTACCATTTGTAAATCCAGAGTTAGTTTGGGATTTCAGATTAAAAAATGTAGTTTCAATAAGTACATCAGGACATAAGTTTGGATTAGTTTATCCAGGTCTAGGATGGGTAATGTGGAGAGATAAAGAATACTTACCAGAGGAGTTACTATTTAAAGTAGCATACTTAGGAGCTTTTGAGCCAACATTCCAAATAAACTTCTCAAGACCAGGAAGCCAAATATGGGCTCAATACTATAACTTTGTAAGATGGGGAAAAGAAGGATATAAAGCTGTACATGAAAAATCAAGAGATGTAGGATTATTCTTAACAAAAGGATTGGAAAAGTTAGGAATATTTAGAATACTAAATAGTGGAGAAAATATTCCTATTGTTTGTTGGATGTTAAAAGAGGATCCAAAAAGAGCATGGACAGAGTATGACTTATCAGATAGATTAAGATACTATGGATGGCAATTACCAGCTTATCCATTACCAAAAAACTTTGAAGACGTAACAATAATGAGAGTTGTAGTAAGAGCTGACCAAAGTATGGAACAAATCTCATTACTGCTTCAAGATATGAAAGAGTCAATAGCTTATTTAGACGAACACATGACAGTGAAAAAAGAGATTAAGAAAACAGAAGATCATGTAGCTGGTTATACTCACACAGAAAAAAGATTACTGAAAAAATAA